TTCTTTTGAAACTGGTGGTAATTGAAAAAAATCTCCGCACAATATCAATTGTATTCCACCAAATGGTCTTTCATTTCTACGAATATGTCTAGCTACAGCTTCAATCTTATCAAAATAGTCTCCATCTACCATAGAAATTTCATCTATAATCAGATGTTTTGTCTTTCTCCATGAAATAGCAGCAGAATTGCGAGAAGCCATTTGAAAGCATCTATCTAAATTTGCGGTTCCTAGTCCGATTCCTGCGAATTGATGTAAAGTTATTCCACCTATGTGACATGCTGCTACCCCTGTGCTCGCTGTAGCCATCGTGACATCAGGCGGGAGAGCtgctattatttttttcaataaaaacgACTTTCCAGTACCTGCGCTGCCAgtaaaaaacacatttttacCACTAAGTACCGCATTTAAAACTTTACTTTGTTCTTCCGTAATTTGTCCTACAGTTGGATTTTCGTATAGTCTTTTGGCAGTAGACGATTTCAGTGCACTTTCATCTgaccgttttctttttttagcaGCGCTAGGGGATGGTGTCGTAATCGTTGCACGCGATACAGCGATAGCCTTTTCTTTAGCTTTATTTATTTCAGTACTTGTAACAGGACTAATTTCATCATGATGTCCGAACTTATTAGAAAGTAGTCTCTCCTTTAATGGATTTTTTACTACTTGATCCGACTGACTTGACactttaatgtataacgttttcaaaaaattaattaactgcGATGTCGGTGCGTTGGATAAAAACAATGTacaattttcttctttaaaCTTGATAGAAGCTTTACCTTCAGacataaatttattgaaaacaGATATAGATCTCAGCGATAATTTCGTCAGTAAACTTCCCTTTTCTGCACGCACTTCGATAAAAATTTCACGAAGATTATTTCTGATTAAACGTAAAGTTACTGTTCGATGATTTGTTTTCCTCAAAATCGAACCTTGTGAGTTAGTCTTTTCGATTGTAACGGAACACGTCACTGAACAACTATCTTGATCCATTTCTGCTTATGAAAATAAGTTGATTAAATTTAGATGCAAAATTAGTTGATCAAATGTTAGATACGATATTTAAGACCTTCTCGATTTATTGAAAACAAGACAATTACAAACTTTTCATACAAGAATATACTGCGTAAACAAGTACGTATGTATTATTCATATTCCCTGACGCCATGATCAACTGATTTGGCGCGATATTTACGCGCCATATCCTAGGGACATTTTTTACTCTTCAAAGATAGTTCTTCACTGTAAATGATTGGTCGTTACCATGGTGATATATCTCGCCGCGATATCGCCTCGTCTATGTGGATCAGATCTAAATGCACTTGTTATTATGTTTATCTAATTAATTGCTAATTATCATCTATGATTGGGTATGAGTAAATAACCAGCAGGAAGTTATTCTAAATACGAAAATAAGTAAAAAGTGttgaataacattttttcacaAAATGTTTTGTTTTCAGGAGAAATAAATTTGGAAATTAACTTATAaactgaaaaattatatttcacattttttcATCATTTTTTCATTTCCCGCGTCTTTGACTTTTGCATGTATGTGGGTTGAATAAAATGAGTTCTAGGAGAAAGCTTGAAATACTAATACTTTCTGAAAAGGTGAATGTAATTGTGTCTTCGTATGAAACttctatatgttaaattttccTTTGTTAAATGTCTTTTACCCGGAGATTTTGATAAGTCGAAGCCTCTGTAACTCGAAGATTTCAGCTCTTCTCTTGAGATTCGAGTTACCGAGATTCGGTTGTATTCATATTGGACCTTAGATCTGCCGTGACCGCGCTTCTGATAGTCGCGAATGTTGTAGTTATACTTGCAGGATGCCGAGATATAGATAACTCAGAGACACTCGAGCTCACGGTGCTCCGTAGTACGTGAAAAGTGATGAACTACTAGAGATATGAAAAGGGAAAAGTTTACTGATGGGCCTTCGTGAGATCTTGAAAAAGTTGCTCACGAGGCAATCTCGTGCTAGCTCGAGCTAAATGGGTCTTCGGGCTACTCGAACTTGGCTTCAGTGGTgtacagaatcaattttttAAGCGACTGGACCAGTTTAGCCTGCAGTGAAAACGGTTCCATATAAATGCATTGAAACAAATATCTTCTATTGGGTTTGCTTGTCAGTGAATTTGCAGCTTTAAGGTCTTCTAGAAGAACGTGGCCACGGAGTAAGGAGACTGATGGATCATCTGGCAAGTGGAGTGACAATGACAGCGAGTCAAAAAACTCGGCACTTACTCCAGAATAGTCACGAAATTGAGATCGATATACGTACAATATTTTCTCCATAATTGATCGAAAATCGGGACTCCTCGGTGATGGATTACATATCGTGTACAGGACTCGATTGTATAATGGATACAACATTTTGTCGAATTTAGAGAAATGCAGCGCAAGTGAGAGAAAGAAAAGGGGTTCCGAGAGTCGACTGGACGAAAAGAAATACATCCGTTGGACGATGTTAATGCAACAACGgaacttttttattttctattcttaTTGAATAAAACTTTTACCAATGTAATCCTGAGGTTTTTTCTGATTAGAACAAGAACCAAACGCGATATAATTTGAAGCATGTTTGTTTATTTAGCGATATTAACTTATTTTCTTTCGTCTATTATAAGTAGGTGTAAATGTGATTTAAACTACATCGTGTTTGGATTCATTTTAGCTAGAAAAAGCTCATAAATACGGtagtaaaattttaatttaaaaaattcagaaataaaaagGTTTCATTATTGTCTCATAAATAATTAGTATTTTTTTATGGACGATTGAATTTGGGTCAAATCACGTTACTTAGCCCCTTGGGGATGACAACCGATCAATTATGGGAAACGTAGTGGCGATCAGTTGTAGAGAAAATACTGTATTATTTAATACGTActaaaatatagtataatacatatttaagatgataataattaatattatttgacGTTAACTATAAGTGTTACGAcagttcgcggagagacgcggtcGCTAGGAAAACGCGTCAGCGAGAGGCGTAACTTCTCGCTAAAATTCTgttaatcgacgccacgaaataGTCGTTCTCCTGTTTCGGTTGAGATAACAGAGGTGGTTCAACTGAATGTAACACTGTATTAACaggttaatataaaataatatatttaataatagtgTGGCGAATGTATTACAAAAAATTGACTCAATGCTTTACGATATTATTCGATGTAATTGGTTTGAATTTGATCGTCAGACCTCTCGATGTGTAACGTTCGATTCGTCAGAAGGAACTGCTCCTCTTtcgatgatttctttgtctcattttgaagacgacccccactatgctcgggtcacgccaccgttcgcgcctatgatcacgtatgtccgtTCTTGtatggaaaacgtaacggacaaaattcgacgtttcgagagctcgctgcttggtgacaactatgcgctcgtcgatacattgtatatgatccggcggtcagataagacgatctgtctgcgacactgtagggccgcgagcgacggttagaaaatacagcctgtggtaagcctcgtggcgtaacaatAAGTAACGAGATAACAGGCATATATAGGTAAAATTCAGACAATACAACTCAAAGTAAAGTAGGCGTTAACTCCAAATAGAAGCATCgtgtaaattcgagctatcgcggggagacgcggtcgcgagaatacgcgtcaacgggagtcgtaaattcccgttacgattgtaataatcgacaccacgaatagttcgatccccttatttcggttaggataataggggtggttgttgtagtataacattgtgattcacagagttataaaaatgtatatttccaacactttgtaCAATCACACAAATTAGTAACGCCGTTAATTAAGATACAGGTgacgaagaaaaggattattCGTAGATGAGAGAACGCGTGTACGTTGACTTTGATTGACTAGCTAGACACTTTGGGAGTCGTAGGAACTCTCGGACCTGTAGAAACTgtgagagctatagggactctgaagttcgttctgatgtgtttacggaggaaagctcggtatgggtgtactctttgaacgaagaacgcagattcgttgcttacatttttagttgggaaagtgagggcaatgatccgtgatgccgattggttatgaccaatgttgggaatgAAGATAGAAGGAAGAAGCCTTCTACCAACGTGGTtcatgggcgacattgtttatgagAGAATTTTCCGTtttcggattttccgttagataAATCTCCGCCTTttgcgttaggccactacccactttctccgtaattcttaagagcgcgtaataaacccaaggacctttttAAAAAccagccgaaaacacttctaggattagaaagtcttttcgggcaaacagattgacttaaaccatatgtgcgaacaatgcagttaggagtTCAAGTTTATggtgtctttcttttttttttttttttttttgcgtgaggaggggaaaatgctgttacgcatgcccagtgacccgcatcactgggttatgtgggactcgggcggatgttgttgccatacccactaaaaacccctcctccttcttcctctgctttgaggacagacaaccccggtaaaacctgtcggcagtcatcagggttgtcctttcatgccccgttgtatcttcttcttcgggcagttactgctctcatcttctcagctagttcagaatactgggctgttctccttctgtggttctttgttgtcttgtatctctgccttcactgctccgcgtagttgttgctctcgttctcctccttgcctcctccAAGGCCTTCGCAAGTTTATGGTGTCTTGAAAAGCATAAacaccaacaatctcaactacctcaccacatatgaacccacatactggcccactgacactaacaaaatccccgatttactcgacttcttcataaccaaaaatatctcgcctagatatgtccaaatcaactcctcgactgaactctcttccgaccactcccccgtaatagcaacagtcagttcagcaataatcgagaacccacctaatggccttattcacaaccaactcaccaactggcagctctttagagaagtctttaatcactcaacttctgcctcaatctcactaaaaacaaaggaagatatcgaaacagccacagaatacttaaacacgagtaTAATAAACGCTGTCCGCTCCTCAACGCCTACTAAGGCTTCTATCagtaaacacgaatatccccattacatattaaacaaaatcacagaaaaacgaagactaagaagagtatgacAAACCCAGAGAACACCggacgacaaacgcaaactaaacaacgcaaccaggaagttaaccaaaatcattaaaaaatacaaaaatgactgtttccaAAAGTACCTCG
The Bombus affinis isolate iyBomAffi1 chromosome 2, iyBomAffi1.2, whole genome shotgun sequence genome window above contains:
- the LOC126929008 gene encoding ATP-dependent DNA helicase PIF1, which gives rise to MDQDSCSVTCSVTIEKTNSQGSILRKTNHRTVTLRLIRNNLREIFIEVRAEKGSLLTKLSLRSISVFNKFMSEGKASIKFKEENCTLFLSNAPTSQLINFLKTLYIKVSSQSDQVVKNPLKERLLSNKFGHHDEISPVTSTEINKAKEKAIAVSRATITTPSPSAAKKRKRSDESALKSSTAKRLYENPTVGQITEEQSKVLNAVLSGKNVFFTGSAGTGKSFLLKKIIAALPPDVTMATASTGVAACHIGGITLHQFAGIGLGTANLDRCFQMASRNSAAISWRKTKHLIIDEISMVDGDYFDKIEAVARHIRRNERPFGGIQLILCGDFFQLPPVSKENKAKFCFQSSAWNKCVHFNYELQTVHRQTDPEFIKILNNIRIGRVTDDTAEKLKATAKQKIESNGILATRLCSHVNEAEEINQFQLDELKDESKTYMAQDSDSAMTATLNQQLAVPDKLVLKIGAQVMLLKNINVANGLVNGARGVVIKFVENIPVVQFKSGVQYHAKLEKWNLKTSTGSIVHRIQVPLKLAWAFSIHKSQGLTLDCVEMCLARVFDAGQSYVALSRAQSLQSLRVLDFNKQQVWAHSDVLLFYKKFRRNIQEMEMIPLGKKQKI